A region of Thermoflexus hugenholtzii JAD2 DNA encodes the following proteins:
- the cmr1 gene encoding type III-B CRISPR module RAMP protein Cmr1 has product MEVCEWKCTALTDIWTGDASGRGERLISTGLLGSIRWWFEVLVRGLGGKACDPTVKEVRCPAANKAPHEPGHHCVVCELFGCTGWARKFRFEVLDENDQPKQAQIKAGETFILRFTEIRPICEEEWCLLDLTLRLIAEYGAIGGRTVFKPSEEPGLADLTLNDFTEVSGKIIVQSARRGLPLRSGDVIIRIGSNRVTSRGELEKAVTGKAHGEPVSVEIERGGDSLTVDAWFGKRHHRDYGLIQIIERPQICKKTEKELRHYISSWREVPHSYRDDRGQLQDFSWASLANFWCVKGRYLARQDSNHSSFNRVIGRQEPKNRGQQLRANATEFDRWLAGRQQESKKVFSFKEPPEARRTFGFVNPSIQVNGRTLDFDEIRSRLKKEAWPDLEDENFLDGQKILRSLLSSPSGGTP; this is encoded by the coding sequence TTGGAGGTCTGTGAGTGGAAGTGCACAGCTCTTACGGACATCTGGACCGGCGATGCTTCGGGGAGAGGGGAGCGTCTGATCTCCACTGGCCTGCTGGGCTCCATTCGCTGGTGGTTCGAGGTCCTCGTGCGTGGGCTGGGCGGAAAGGCTTGCGACCCCACCGTGAAGGAAGTTCGTTGCCCCGCGGCAAACAAAGCTCCGCACGAACCCGGCCACCATTGTGTCGTCTGCGAGCTTTTCGGCTGCACCGGCTGGGCCAGGAAGTTCCGGTTTGAGGTCCTTGACGAGAACGACCAACCCAAACAAGCTCAGATTAAGGCAGGCGAAACTTTCATCCTCCGCTTCACTGAAATCCGGCCCATCTGCGAAGAGGAGTGGTGCCTGTTGGATCTGACGCTACGCCTGATCGCGGAATACGGGGCGATTGGGGGGAGGACGGTCTTCAAGCCATCCGAAGAACCGGGACTGGCGGATTTAACTCTCAACGATTTCACTGAGGTGAGTGGGAAGATAATTGTTCAATCGGCCCGTCGGGGGCTTCCCTTGCGCTCTGGAGATGTCATCATCCGAATCGGTTCCAACCGAGTGACTTCTCGTGGTGAGCTCGAAAAGGCCGTAACAGGCAAAGCCCACGGAGAGCCAGTTTCTGTCGAGATTGAACGTGGTGGAGATTCTTTAACGGTCGATGCCTGGTTTGGAAAACGCCATCATCGCGATTATGGATTGATTCAAATCATTGAACGACCCCAAATTTGTAAAAAAACTGAGAAAGAGCTGAGACATTACATATCTTCATGGCGCGAGGTGCCCCATTCGTATAGGGATGATCGGGGTCAGTTGCAAGACTTCTCCTGGGCTTCCCTGGCTAACTTCTGGTGCGTGAAGGGACGATATCTGGCCAGGCAGGATTCCAACCACAGTTCCTTCAACCGCGTTATCGGGCGGCAAGAACCGAAGAATCGGGGCCAGCAGCTTCGGGCTAACGCCACAGAATTCGACAGATGGCTTGCTGGTCGTCAGCAGGAAAGCAAGAAAGTTTTTAGTTTCAAGGAGCCACCGGAGGCGCGGCGCACCTTCGGGTTCGTGAACCCAAGTATCCAGGTAAATGGAAGGACTCTTGACTTTGATGAGATTCGTAGCCGTCTTAAGAAGGAAGCATGGCCAGACCTTGAGGATGAGAACTTCCTTGATGGTCAAAAGATCCTTCGATCTTTGCTGAGTTCACCTTCAGGAGGGACGCCATGA
- a CDS encoding RAMP superfamily CRISPR-associated protein — translation MTFDYWVELCDSTSPPGKGEFPASPEEAAWNLASGFVDRCAEQAMRGDDQRIQARRRYVGEVASKTFSLPSALSVLKSPDFGSACAGWPASWFALEVEFELLTPWYSKDDRVFHVMDNPVRKDRVFGVPFMAASSWKGLLRWACRMQAGLWEHLQENGGRLEGWRDPDWILHLFGNEKGEEEAFHQGALVFYPTWFDKIGFEVINPHSRARRAGTQPIYYEVVPPRAKGTLYLLYAPWPGIQPSIDSKTFLPLLLEAIDKLLTNYGISAKRTVGWGTAKICKWKAYRKEQAPVSRDTRKELWDAIANWLS, via the coding sequence ATGACGTTTGATTACTGGGTAGAATTGTGTGATTCAACAAGCCCGCCTGGCAAGGGGGAGTTTCCCGCATCTCCCGAGGAAGCCGCCTGGAATCTGGCCTCAGGGTTTGTGGATCGGTGCGCGGAACAGGCTATGCGCGGGGATGACCAAAGGATTCAAGCACGCAGAAGATATGTTGGGGAAGTGGCTTCTAAGACTTTTTCCCTTCCCTCGGCGCTCTCGGTTCTCAAGAGCCCCGACTTCGGTTCTGCCTGCGCCGGATGGCCCGCCTCCTGGTTTGCCCTCGAGGTGGAGTTTGAGCTCCTCACTCCCTGGTACTCCAAGGACGACCGCGTCTTCCACGTGATGGACAACCCGGTGCGCAAGGACCGGGTGTTCGGCGTGCCCTTCATGGCAGCCTCTTCCTGGAAGGGGCTTCTGCGATGGGCCTGCCGGATGCAGGCAGGTCTGTGGGAACATCTCCAGGAAAACGGGGGCAGGCTCGAAGGCTGGCGAGATCCCGACTGGATTCTTCATCTCTTCGGCAATGAGAAAGGCGAGGAAGAGGCTTTCCACCAAGGCGCGCTGGTCTTCTACCCTACCTGGTTTGACAAGATCGGCTTTGAGGTCATCAACCCCCACAGCCGGGCTCGTCGCGCCGGGACCCAGCCGATCTATTACGAAGTTGTTCCACCTAGGGCAAAGGGGACGCTTTATCTGCTCTACGCCCCCTGGCCAGGAATCCAACCTTCTATAGACTCCAAAACGTTCCTACCCTTGCTTCTGGAAGCCATTGACAAGTTGCTCACCAACTATGGCATCTCCGCCAAGCGCACTGTGGGCTGGGGCACTGCGAAGATCTGTAAGTGGAAAGCCTACCGGAAAGAGCAAGCTCCGGTGTCAAGGGACACTCGTAAAGAGCTTTGGGATGCCATTGCCAACTGGCTCTCGTGA
- a CDS encoding CRISPR-associated protein Csx11 codes for MTTFQPADTLREHRPLLLAMEAIGWFHMAGKAQDKFLRQHGGDQVNYKYEKWHDYETPPFPWDDLLGWVRDRFQSKVPSNAWPGSFKEFTEKHRDQNSGLMGLLQAGHGIVSGVEKNLPRETSEYLGQSVPHMWLSSPWGHPKRNLLADPPEVLTPQGWKQVVAEIRRILEELRGLGTRGEQDVDVWWRWREGAIGPDSFIRRAFLSTLAETRLPNNDVTLWDQSYVAAALFKSAVAGALLNSSFPWNDKQIKQKTRWRLLMVAIGTEHYEARAVKIGDWTGMQGVLEEFFEEVRKLVETDLAVGSLLYRDSSIAVFSFPGERMDEAVRASWLSGWKEWLREQIDKMAEELDLETPPVVRLSESTRSLVPMVRERAKATKATAVSIHRPWNIRWKIPKESQGHVCPVCGVRLNGDPTNKGKPCEVCRKRRHHRRNDWLHGRLGYDTIWFEEVADANGRLAVLTLSLDLEPWLDGERVDSLRAQAISEWTRYNRKVYNSIQNQTQRWSSKHLQSRLELYIEKRIQKPPRRIETDGILRALIPNLDEEFGSTAQAIDAWKEIYTNWVEDRASAPSWHPNNPYQNARWLVFQWFRKLPSPGRVYRFWREAVEFFEELLREFRQIASRSANPWRVRRLLLCPDDSTAQGWQDGMLYDGRWRGVQISLVYVGSLRGFVTASNLARLLKPEERKEALQGETISLEEEDAFGSPRPLKVKEVKELKGSYGHLGVYYPVIPLEISPLRFRVILPLEVVSECVDLAVSWWQERFARVWDRLPLRVGVVGFPRALSFQAVVEAVRNVEEALARETEVWRVEEHWAQAGVLALRLRREDGRSTLRSIPLLLPDGREDVFYPYVEVEDQALRYPRDFQHPRDGRVFRHIADLRVGDGIGVAPATVVTLWMESTAARFEPLKARYLEDWTRMREIWHLVDRIAPSTTALQRLRSAVTELQTKWRAPDGSWVASEDLRRDTFRALLAEHLELQGAALETLVEAAMEDLLSWALDWHLTALRGETLKGGAGCQATKNSFTLVWPWTPSTWGLAVPASAGWS; via the coding sequence ATGACCACGTTTCAACCCGCGGATACCCTGCGAGAGCATCGCCCCCTCCTCCTGGCCATGGAGGCCATCGGCTGGTTCCACATGGCCGGCAAGGCCCAGGATAAGTTTCTGCGTCAACACGGTGGCGACCAAGTGAACTACAAGTATGAGAAATGGCATGACTACGAGACTCCACCCTTCCCATGGGATGACCTGCTAGGCTGGGTGAGGGATCGTTTTCAGTCGAAGGTGCCTTCGAATGCTTGGCCGGGCTCTTTCAAGGAGTTCACCGAAAAGCACAGGGACCAAAACTCCGGCCTCATGGGCCTTCTCCAAGCAGGTCACGGGATCGTCTCGGGCGTGGAGAAGAACCTTCCGCGGGAAACCTCGGAGTACCTTGGCCAGTCCGTCCCCCACATGTGGCTTTCCTCTCCCTGGGGGCATCCGAAGCGGAACCTCCTGGCTGACCCTCCCGAAGTCCTCACTCCGCAAGGCTGGAAGCAGGTGGTGGCGGAGATCCGGCGAATCCTGGAGGAACTGCGGGGCCTGGGGACACGGGGCGAGCAGGACGTCGACGTGTGGTGGCGCTGGCGGGAGGGCGCTATCGGTCCCGACTCCTTCATCCGTCGCGCCTTTCTCTCTACGTTGGCTGAGACGCGGCTCCCCAACAATGACGTCACCCTGTGGGACCAGTCCTACGTGGCGGCCGCCCTCTTTAAGAGTGCTGTGGCAGGAGCGCTGCTGAACTCGAGCTTTCCGTGGAACGATAAGCAGATCAAACAAAAAACGCGCTGGCGCTTGCTCATGGTGGCCATCGGAACGGAGCATTACGAAGCGCGGGCGGTGAAGATCGGCGACTGGACGGGGATGCAGGGTGTGCTGGAGGAGTTCTTCGAAGAGGTGCGCAAGCTCGTCGAAACCGACCTGGCCGTAGGGTCGCTCCTCTACCGCGACAGCAGCATCGCCGTGTTCTCCTTCCCCGGTGAGCGGATGGATGAGGCCGTTCGGGCGTCTTGGTTAAGCGGGTGGAAAGAATGGCTCCGGGAACAGATCGACAAGATGGCCGAGGAGTTGGACCTGGAGACCCCGCCCGTGGTGCGGCTGAGCGAGTCCACCCGCTCTCTTGTGCCGATGGTGAGGGAGCGGGCGAAGGCTACGAAGGCCACTGCGGTCTCGATTCACCGGCCATGGAACATCCGTTGGAAGATCCCCAAAGAATCGCAAGGCCATGTGTGCCCGGTGTGCGGGGTGCGCCTGAACGGAGACCCGACCAACAAAGGCAAGCCCTGTGAGGTTTGCCGCAAACGCCGTCATCACCGGCGCAACGACTGGCTCCATGGCCGCCTGGGCTACGACACCATCTGGTTCGAGGAGGTCGCCGATGCTAATGGGCGCCTGGCGGTGCTTACGCTTTCCCTGGATTTGGAGCCGTGGCTCGATGGAGAACGGGTGGATAGCCTGCGGGCCCAGGCGATTTCAGAGTGGACAAGGTACAATCGTAAGGTTTATAACTCAATACAAAATCAAACCCAAAGGTGGAGTAGTAAGCATTTGCAATCACGTCTCGAGCTTTATATAGAGAAACGAATCCAGAAGCCTCCAAGGAGGATTGAAACGGATGGAATTCTCAGGGCCTTGATACCCAATTTAGATGAAGAGTTTGGTAGCACGGCTCAAGCGATTGATGCTTGGAAAGAAATATACACGAACTGGGTTGAAGATCGGGCTTCGGCACCATCTTGGCATCCCAATAATCCCTACCAGAATGCTCGATGGTTGGTCTTCCAATGGTTTCGCAAGCTTCCCTCCCCCGGTCGGGTCTATCGGTTTTGGCGGGAAGCCGTTGAGTTTTTTGAAGAGTTACTTCGCGAGTTCCGTCAGATTGCCTCCCGGAGCGCCAACCCCTGGCGGGTGCGCCGGCTCCTCTTGTGCCCAGATGACTCCACAGCTCAGGGATGGCAGGACGGCATGCTGTACGATGGCCGTTGGAGGGGTGTCCAGATCAGCCTGGTCTATGTGGGCTCCCTAAGAGGCTTTGTCACGGCCTCGAACCTGGCACGCTTGCTGAAACCGGAGGAGCGCAAAGAAGCCCTTCAAGGAGAGACAATCTCGCTAGAAGAGGAAGATGCATTTGGTAGCCCTCGTCCTTTGAAGGTTAAGGAGGTTAAGGAACTTAAAGGGAGTTACGGCCACCTTGGCGTCTATTATCCGGTTATTCCTTTGGAGATTTCGCCATTGCGGTTCCGAGTCATCCTTCCGCTAGAGGTGGTTTCGGAATGCGTGGATCTTGCCGTCTCCTGGTGGCAAGAGCGGTTTGCCCGGGTGTGGGACCGGCTTCCGCTGCGCGTCGGCGTGGTGGGCTTCCCCCGCGCCCTCTCCTTCCAGGCGGTGGTGGAGGCAGTGCGCAACGTGGAGGAGGCTCTCGCTCGAGAGACCGAGGTCTGGCGAGTGGAGGAGCACTGGGCCCAGGCGGGGGTGTTGGCCCTGCGCCTGCGGCGGGAGGACGGCCGGAGCACCCTTCGATCTATCCCTCTTCTTCTCCCCGATGGTCGCGAGGATGTCTTCTATCCCTACGTTGAGGTAGAGGACCAAGCCCTGCGCTATCCGCGGGATTTCCAGCATCCACGGGATGGACGGGTGTTTCGCCACATAGCTGACCTACGGGTCGGCGACGGCATCGGCGTGGCCCCGGCCACAGTCGTTACCCTCTGGATGGAGAGCACCGCCGCCCGCTTCGAGCCTCTAAAGGCGCGCTACCTGGAGGACTGGACGCGCATGCGAGAGATTTGGCACCTCGTGGATCGCATCGCCCCAAGCACAACGGCCCTCCAGCGCCTGCGGAGCGCGGTGACTGAGCTGCAAACAAAATGGCGCGCGCCGGACGGCTCATGGGTAGCCTCCGAGGATCTGCGTCGGGACACCTTCCGAGCGCTTCTGGCGGAACATCTGGAGTTGCAGGGAGCGGCTTTGGAAACCTTGGTCGAAGCGGCCATGGAAGATCTTCTTTCGTGGGCCCTCGATTGGCATCTAACGGCACTTCGGGGAGAGACCTTAAAGGGAGGTGCGGGATGCCAAGCTACAAAAAATTCCTTCACATTGGTCTGGCCCTGGACCCCATCCACGTGGGGGCTGGCGGTGCCCGCCTCGGCCGGGTGGAGCTGA